Part of the Hevea brasiliensis isolate MT/VB/25A 57/8 chromosome 16, ASM3005281v1, whole genome shotgun sequence genome is shown below.
CACCATGCACCTGTCTTTGAGAGGTACCAACAGAAGGCCGAGTACTTCATGTGTTCATGCCTTGGAAAGGGTACCAGGAATGTTCAGAAAACTCCTGGTGGTCTAATTTTCCGCCAGAGGTGGAACAATATGCAATTTGTCACAAGTGCATCCTTCCTGGCTACTGTCTATTCTGACTATCTTGCATCTGCTGGTAGAAGCATGACGTGTGCTTCTGGCAATGTTGCTCCATCTGAGCTTCTCTCTTTCGCACAATCTCaggtaaaattaatcaaatattcAATGTCATATAACATATTTTTCTTGGGAGCATACAATCTGATCTTATGCAATGTGACAATCCTTTCAGGTGGATTACATTCTTGGAGACAACCCAAGAGCTACTAGTTACATGGTGGGCTATGGAAACAACTATCCACGGCAAGTTCACCACCGGGCTTCCTCAATTGTTTCCATTAAGGTTAATCCTACATTTGTAAGCTGCAGAGGTGGTTATGCCACTTGGTTTAGCAAGAAAGCAAGTGATCCTAATGTCCTTATTGGTGCTATTGTTGGTGGCCCTGATGCCTATGACAATTTTGCCGATGAAAGGGACAATTATGAGCAAACAGAGCCTGCTACCTACAACAATGCTCCTATTCTTGGTATATTGGCACGCCTAAATGGTGGACATGGAGGCTACAACCAACTTCTTCCAGGTACATAAGCTCTTTAGCcatttttaattcttttactTCTCTTTATTTCATTGAgttagaaaatcaggattttcTATCACATGGAGTAACAATGATCATGGGTTTATGTTAACAGTGGTGGTTGCAGGTCCTACCCAACAGAAACCAGCACCACAGCCAAAAGCAACTCCAGCTCCAGGTACTTTTTGCTTCCCTTCTAAATGTCTTTCTTTTTCATGCCTACTGCACTCATTTTGGCATTTATTTTTTAGCTGGTTGATCAAGGGATTATTGACTTCCTTTCGTTAATACCATTGAATTTGGACAACATCTAATATTGAAATATCTATTTTCCAGCTTCAACTTCTGCCCCTATTTCCATAGAGCAGAAGATGACAACTTCATGGAACGCCAAGGGAAAAACTTACTACAGATATTCCATTACAGTTACCAATAAGTCCGCTAAGACATTGACAGATCTTAAGCTTTCAATATCTAAGCTTTATGGTCCTATGTGGGGTCTCACGAAGTCTGGAGATTCTTATGCTTTTCCGTCATGGCTTAATTCTTTACCTGCTGGAAAAAGTCTCGAGTTCGTTTATATTCATTCAGCCTCTGCTGCAGATGTCTCAGTTTCAAGCTACACTTTAGCCTGAAAAAGGAAGAAAATCAATTACAGAAACGAGAAAAAGGATGGTACAACTTCTGGGGTTGTAATGTAAGAATTGTGCAGCTATACAAAAAATGCAGTCCAGAatggtctttttttttttgtttttttacacCTCTTCATTTGGGATTTTCATCTTGTTGATTTGGTATTTAATTAGGGTTCAGTGATTTTTAGGTTAAATAAGGTTGGAGGACGAAAGGAGTGACGAGACAATTAAAAAGAAGTGCTCATCCTCTTTCTCCTCCACTTCATTAGCTTACATAGATATGTTTGAGAGCGACAGTTAAAGAGTGCTAGTTGAGATGCAAAAGCTCAGGCTTCTCAATTAAATTTCAAGAGTCTTTTCTCTTTGTACTTGGAAACAGCTTTGGATGTTCTTTTTGGTGTGACGTTGTAGGCTCTGCAACAAATTTTTTAAACTTCCTATATGAATATAGTCTCCAGCAATTGGCATTACATAATTAATCTTGCCTTTTCTCCCATTGATACTGAGATATTTCAATTATTCCTTATATTGAAGGTCACTAACCAATTTGAATTAAATGTCAGCTATTCACCTTTTCTAGGTAATGTTACTCTGCTAGTAAATCATCACTTTAGCGCTGGATTTGTATCCAACGTCCACTAGAACCCACAGCGAGGGTGTAAGCTTGTTCGCTCAAAATCATGGAAAAGCATAATTAAATCTTGCAGCCTGTAGTACCATGCCCATTTATATACAGCAGTTCAAATTTTGATTTCTGTGATGAGATCAAAACTTTTATCTGATCAATTCATCAGCAATCCTAAACAGTACAAACTCTGGAAGGTGAAGCGAAAACGAAATTGGCGTTAACTAAAGAAAAGATGAAGAAACACTATGCTAGTTTGACCTCTTCAGCTCGACCACTATGACACTGATATTAtcttgttgaccccgtgtagctcaaaatgagcattgattttgatgataacaaaactcaaacagaatctatctaatccaactttaaagtgatgtgtagattctttgtcttattccTAAAGTATTTTTGAAGTTGCGTCTAAGGAGAAAAGATACTCAAAGGaatttcaagacaaatccaaaataagaaaagaaaaagactatggaagccaagactcaaagaaaaggtatgaaaggcatagtgttagaaattgagtcttaggtcttttgtgaaaagaatgaatgagaatttagtcgaatggagctcaaaaatgaaattttattttctgattactttttctcatcatgaccttggacactactattgaaacatttttttaaggtctaaatcattttacattgcaagttgagacatgcagctgttgacttagtttgctaactggtttgctaaaatttttagtttgctaatgtgtttgctaaaaacattagtttactaaccagtttattGATTGCTACCAATATTTCATTAGTTTACTAattgatcagagctgctcaacttcgcacaaaaggacaaaataacggtcATTTTGTCTTggacagtgtgtataacgttccaaaagagtttcaaacggtctaaaatgatttggaactataaatacaccttctttacttcatttacatTTGATGAAAgtttacatttgaactccaactttgatttttcatttattgctttcattcaagagctttaaagattttgagctaccattggcaaatcaactcatctcttctttatagtttgatttgtattgagtaagattgagtgttgaaacattaaattgcattcaagagaggttgtacaagcacctattgaagcttgagagagtaagtgcttgtgatagcacttgtgaaggtttcaagctaccttggtaaaagcttggtgttgaaaagttgtaaatggcttttggtttcttgccttcaaaagagcaaatagtggagagaagactcaaagaaggttctttgagagagtggatgtaggctagttaagccgaatcaCTATAAAAATCGTTGTGTTTGATCTCTTTAACCTTGACCTCATtatttttgtgcaatttaaattttactttttatacatgatattgaatagattgaattgataaaCTTGATGACATATTGAGTAacttgagaaattagttgtatattgaatgatgcatgttttgttagatattgccatatacattgattgaggcttgaattgcaacttaggaacacattgttgaaacacatattactttcattatatatagaaaaacacctagttgaacaaagccacaatttttcattaggctacaaacaagagccgaaaaattgttaaagtccaattcacccccctcttagactgttttgggacaacaaattggtatcagagcttgtctctcttgcttagggtgttacaaccttaTAGTGATCTataatggctggttcatctagcaatactgccggtatacccgcaccattagctgaaggctactcaatcactagaccaccactcttcaatggaactaattattcattttggaaagtaagaatgagaaatttcatacaatctgtagatattgatgcatgaagaattattaaaaatggtccacatgttcctcaaaaaaatggtccaggaactacaaaagttccaaaacatgaagatgaatatgatgacaatgattggaagaaaatttctataaatgctaaagctattaatattttacattgctcacttgaccttaatgaatacaatcgtgtttcaggatgtcaatctgctaaggaaatttgggataagcttgaagtcacttatgaaggaactgatgtcgtcaaagagtccaaagcaaaccttcttattcgagattatgagctgtttgaaatgaggccaggagaatcaattgcggatatgagcacaaggtttaccgatcttgtaaatcttctcaaagcacttggtaaaagatttgaggaagccgaacttgtgaagaaaattcttagatcacttccaaaatcttgggaagcaaagacaacagttatccaagataccaaagattttaaaacattcacctatgatgaacttattggttctctcattgcacatgagatggtatataaaaaagatgaagttgaaaatgagcaaaagaagaagaaaaacatTGCTCTCAAGTTAAACATAGATgaaaataagaagaaaggagttgcattcaaagctgattctagtgacaactcaagtgcttcaagtgaagatgatgatgaaatggctatgcttgcaagaaaatttaaaagagctttcaagaagggaggaagcaaatacaagaaattcttgaaaaagtatactcccaaggataaacatttcagagattcaaaagaagaaattgtatgttatgagtgtcacaaacctggacatatcaagcccaaatgtccattactcaaaaagaagaaaggaaaagaagataggagcaagaaagctatgaaagtagtatggagcaacagtgaagaatcttcaaatgatgaatcaagtaacaaagagactgctcttctttgtatgatggcacttgaagagaaagtcgagagttcacaaaaggaagaagaaagtgacaatgaggtaaattcttatgaatctcctaatgtagaagaacttgaacttgcatttgttagagtatatgatgagtatagaaattacaagagaaaatgcactaaaatgaatttagagattgaatcattgagatcacaaaatattgccatgtccaatgtgtataaagaaaatgaattttacaaaggacaaattgctttgtttaaagaactagatttagaattgaaaatctcaaaagaaacatgtgaaatgctcattgagaaaaataaagttcttgaagctaaagtagagtctttgacaaatgatttggcaaaatttacaaaaggaaaagaaactttagatgtacttcttggaaaccaaagaatttcaaatgaaaaatatggaattggttttaatggtttcatgaactatgacaaaTATAAGAATcctttcattaaagcatctacatcttccttgcctaatgttacatgttattattgcaataaaagaggtcatatgattagttcttgtgcacttaggaaaggtcttcttaaggtaaagaaggtatgggtgccaaagggaaccttacctaaggtcactaacccccaaggacccaaagttgcttgggtacctaaagttcaatgattaaatttcaggtttgtttcaaagggatgaaggaaagtgataaatggtatatagatagtggttgttcaaggcacatgactggtgaaaatgacaagttttcaaaaatcacaatgaaagatggaggatatgtaaaatttggagataaaggaaaaggaaaaataattggaaatggcaaaATTGGAACCAAGCCTTGTATTGAAGATGTGCCGCTCGTTGAAGgattgaaatacaacttgctaagtgtaagccaactctgtgataaaggttttgaggtaaagtttacttcttctctatgtacaatcaataacttagataatgatacattgttcattgccaatagatccaataatgtttacttgcttgatatgaataattttgaaactaatcatggtacatgtctaatatcttttgataattctagttatttgtggcatagaaaACTAGGTCAttcaagcatgcatacactctcaaaattgtctaagaaagaacttgttaatggtcttcctaagattaattatgaaaatgaatttcaatgtagagcatgtgcactaggaaagcatactagagcatcttttaaatctaaaaatgttGTGTTTAcaactaggccattagaattgtttcatcttgatttatttggacccgtaactcctactagtcttggtgggaagtcatatgctttagttattgttgatgactattcaagatatacatggacatttttcattgctcacaaagatgaaacttttgaaaaatttaccttttttagtaaaatggttcaaaatgaaaaaaggcttttgcatctcatttataagaagtgaccatggaactgaatttgaaaatcatttatttgagaaatattgtgataactatggaatcaaccataatttttcagctcctagaacaccacaacaaaatagggtagtagaaaggaaaaataggactttgcaagaaatgactagaactatgttgagtgaaaataatttgctaaaatacttttgggctgaagctgttaatacatcttgctatgtgttgaatagagttttgattagactaattttgaaaaagaccccctatgagctttggaaaggaagaaaaccaaatatctcatatttcaaaacatttggttgtaagtgctatattttaaataacaagaaggataacttgaagaaatttgatgctaaatccgatgaatGAATCTTTCTTGGTTATTCAACAAAGAGTGAAGCCTATAGAGTGCTCAATAGAAGAACTTTAGTTATTGAGGAAAccattcatgttttgtttgatgagactaacccttctatcagaaggaaaaatgtttgtgatgataataatgagtaggtttttggaaaagaaaatataatatcaagtcaagaaacggaacaaattgatgacaaagatgaagaaactcaaggagaaaccACAATAGATGTCCATAATGTTAATGAAGagcaaatcaatgaagaaatgccagatttagaagaattacaagtaaatgagccccaacatgaagatttacctaaagaatggagattccatagaaatcatccccaagaagacattattaatgatccatctcagaggatgatgactagagcacaattgagaagatattttggtaatgttgcttttgtttcacaaattgaacctaaatgttttgaagatgctcaaaatgatgaaagttggattcttgccatgcaagaagaactaaatcaatttgagagaaataaagtttggaatttagtgcctaaaccaaaagatcattctatcattggtactaaatgggtttttagaaacaaaatggataaaaaaggcaatgttgtcaggaacaaagctagactagtggctcaaggctacaaccaagaggaaggaattgattttgatgaaacctttgctccggttgctagaattgaagctattagaatgttgtgtgcctttgcatattacaaggattttatgctttatcaaatggatgtcaagagtgcatttttaaattgttatattgatgaggaagtgtatgttgcataacctccaggctttgaaaatcatgagcatccaaatcatgtttataaacttactaaagctttatatggtttaaagcaagctcctagagcacggtatgaaaggcttagtaaattccttttacaaaatgattttcaaagaggcaaagtagatacaacactttttgttaagaagcatcataatgatatgctcattgtgcaaatttatgttgatgatataatttttggtgctactaatgaatctctttgcaagaaattttctaagattatgcagaatgaatttgaaatgagcatgatgagtgagctcacattcttccttggacttcaaattaagcaaatgaaagatggcatcttcataaatcaatcaaaatacatcaaggatatgctaaagaaatttaagatggaagatttgaagagcatgggcactcctatgagttcaacaattaaaatggacagtgatgaaaaaggtaaagaagtagataccaaactttatagaggtatgattggctctcttttgtatcttactgcatctagaccagacatacactttagtgtttgcttgtgtgcaagatttcaatcatgtccaaaagaatcccatctaagtgcagttaaaaggatctttagatatctcattggcacatactcaattggcttatggtatccaaaatgtgaatcatttaatcttgttggttatagttgtcgacaccatattttggccgatccccaaaatcaataaaactttgaaaccgatccccggtactaagtctcctttggacagctaatcacatttccgatccctcttcgataggcagtcacaattccgatctctcctcacaaagaattaaatcaaattgttaagttctcgcatcagtcaaagctttaccagtctatcgctcaccgatctctcaaacccattgtcgaaactcaggacccgtcaagtatattcctgataaacgaaatgaactggcactagatcttttcttaccagttttattggcgatctccctttcgaa
Proteins encoded:
- the LOC110637038 gene encoding endoglucanase 6 isoform X1, whose protein sequence is MEKHFKLISMAPLFLLLCFPFAFAGHDYGQALSKSILFFEAQRSGYLPHNQRVTWRANSGLNDGKSSGVDLVGGYYDAGDNVKFGLPMAFTITMMSWSIIEYGKQMAASGELSHAMAAVKWGTDYFIKAHPEPYVLYGEVGDGNSDHYCWQRPEDMTTDRRAYKIDTSNPGSDLAGETAAAMAAASIVFRRSNPAYANELLAHGHQLFDFADKYRGKYDSSITVAQKYYRSISGYNDELLWAAAWLYQATNNQYYLNYLGNNGDSMGGTGWGMTEFGWDVKYAGVQTLVAMFLMQGKAGHHAPVFERYQQKAEYFMCSCLGKGTRNVQKTPGGLIFRQRWNNMQFVTSASFLATVYSDYLASAGRSMTCASGNVAPSELLSFAQSQVDYILGDNPRATSYMVGYGNNYPRQVHHRASSIVSIKVNPTFVSCRGGYATWFSKKASDPNVLIGAIVGGPDAYDNFADERDNYEQTEPATYNNAPILGILARLNGGHGGYNQLLPVVVAGPTQQKPAPQPKATPAPASTSAPISIEQKMTTSWNAKGKTYYRYSITVTNKSAKTLTDLKLSISKLYGPMWGLTKSGDSYAFPSWLNSLPAGKSLEFVYIHSASAADVSVSSYTLA
- the LOC110637038 gene encoding endoglucanase 6 isoform X2 is translated as MEKHFKLISMAPLFLLLCFPFAFAGHDYGQALSKSILFFEAQRSGYLPHNQRVTWRANSGLNDGKSSGVDLVGGYYDAGDNVKFGLPMAFTITMMSWSIIEYGKQMAASGELSHAMAAVKWGTDYFIKAHPEPYVLYGEVGDGNSDHYCWQRPEDMTTDRRAYKIDTSNPGSDLAGETAAAMAAASIVFRRSNPAYANELLAHGHQLFDFADKYRGKYDSSITVAQKYYRSISGYNDELLWAAAWLYQATNNQYYLNYLGNNGDSMGGTGWGMTEFGWDVKYAGVQTLVAMFLMQGKAGHHAPVFERYQQKAEYFMCSCLGKGTRNVQKTPGGLIFRQRWNNMQFVTSASFLATVYSDYLASAGRSMTCASGNVAPSELLSFAQSQVDYILGDNPRATSYMVGYGNNYPRQVHHRASSIVSIKVNPTFVSCRGGYATWFSKKASDPNVLIGAIVGGPDAYDNFADERDNYEQTEPATYNNAPILGILARLNGGHGGYNQLLPGPTQQKPAPQPKATPAPASTSAPISIEQKMTTSWNAKGKTYYRYSITVTNKSAKTLTDLKLSISKLYGPMWGLTKSGDSYAFPSWLNSLPAGKSLEFVYIHSASAADVSVSSYTLA